A genomic segment from Nicotiana sylvestris chromosome 1, ASM39365v2, whole genome shotgun sequence encodes:
- the LOC104222622 gene encoding thaumatin-like protein 1 produces MDLSSSSPLHFILSLSFAFLVLSRGVLGATFTFVNKCEYTVWPGILANAGSPTLQSTGFELPQDSSRTFTAPTGWSGRFWGRTSCSFDGSGSGSCGTGDCGSGEVECNGAGAAPPATLAEFTLGTGGQDFYDVSLVDGYNLPMVVEASGGSGMCATTGCVTDLNQICPTELRSGGGEACRSACEAFNKPEYCCSGAYNTPATCKPSMYSQMFKNACPRSYSYAYDDPTSTFTCSGADYTVTFCPSTPSQKSTKDTTPTTTTPSDGGSYDGTGVVDPATGTGSSSGQMVSGSGAGLEYGSGTQYGSGSGTQYGSGSGTEYGSGTETQSGSGSQAMLADGSYLAGLAMGESTRVLSPTALHFSCLAATLVLFVFL; encoded by the exons ATGGATCTGTCATCTTCTTCTCCTTTACACTTCATTCTTAGCTTGTCTTTTGCTTTCCTCGTTCTATCGAGAG GTGTATTAGGGGCTACATTTACCTTTGTGAACAAATGTGAGTACACAGTATGGCCAGGTATTCTTGCTAATGCAGGTAGTCCAACTCTACAAAGCACTGGATTTGAACTTCCGCAAGACTCTTCACGTACATTCACTGCACCCACTGGTTGGTCCGGCAGGTTTTGGGGAAGAACCAGTTGCTCATTTGACGGATCCGGGTCGGGTTCTTGCGGAACTGGTGATTGCGGCTCCGGTGAGGTAGAATGCAACGGAGCTGGAGCTGCTCCGCCGGCGACTCTAGCGGAGTTTACTCTCGGAACTGGCGGGCAAGATTTTTATGACGTGAGTTTAGTTGACGGGTACAATTTACCTATGGTAGTTGAAGCTTCGGGCGGGTCGGGTATGTGTGCGACGACGGGTTGCGTTACGGATCTAAACCAAATCTGCCCGACGGAACTGAGGAGTGGCGGTGGAGAAGCGTGTAGGAGCGCGTGTGAGGCGTTTAACAAGCCGGAATATTGCTGCAGCGGCGCGTATAATACACCGGCGACTTGTAAACCGTCGATGTACTCGCAGATGTTCAAAAATGCTTGCCCGAGATCGTATAGCTACGCTTATGATGATCCAACCAGCACTTTTACTTGCAGTGGCGCAGATTATACGGTCACATTTTGCCCTTCAACCCCAAG TCAAAAATCTACAAAAGATACGACACCTACTACAACAACACCCAGTGATGGTGGGTCTTATGATGGGACAGGAGTTGTGGACCCTGCAACAGGAACAGGGTCAAGTTCAGGCCAAATGGTTTCCGGATCGGGTGCCGGGTTAGAGTATGGGTCAGGAACACAATACGGGTCAGGATCCGGAACACAATACGGGTCAGGATCTGGAACAGAATATGGATCAGGAACCGAAACACAGTCCGGATCCGGGTCCCAAGCTATGCTAGCAGATGGGTCATATTTAGCTGGATTAGCCATGGGAGAATCCACAAGAGTTCTCTCTCCAACAGCTTTGCATTTCAGTTGTTTGGCTGCAACTTtggttttatttgttttcttgtAG